The following are encoded in a window of Halorarum salinum genomic DNA:
- a CDS encoding HalOD1 output domain-containing protein — protein sequence MGIGPLFEDESSLLVAYSLDGDESMSEATVEAFIAANVDVFDRETTLHDWIDPDALDRLDWRSDRPMYLLFPLWDHLVLVTPGKVRIYTGP from the coding sequence ATGGGAATCGGTCCTCTGTTCGAGGACGAATCCTCCCTGCTCGTGGCCTACTCGCTCGACGGCGACGAGTCGATGAGCGAGGCGACCGTCGAGGCGTTCATCGCGGCGAACGTCGACGTGTTCGACAGGGAGACCACGCTCCACGACTGGATCGACCCCGACGCGCTCGACCGGCTCGACTGGCGGTCGGACCGGCCCATGTACCTGCTCTTCCCCCTCTGGGACCATCTGGTCCTCGTGACGCCGGGGAAAGTGCGTATCTACACCGGCCCCTGA
- a CDS encoding tryptophanase, whose protein sequence is MRNYRAAMVEPISLPSRERREAVLEEAGYNAFNVASEDVYVDLLTDSGTGTMSRDQWAALMRGDESYAGSRSFGRLEEAVADVMGFPNVVPCHQGRGAENVLYGCLVGEGDVVLNNAHFDTTRAHVANLGGDPVDCPVEGARDPNAPGDFKGNFSLDRARETVAEAGAENVPVVVLTITNNSAAGQPVSVANTREVADFARGIDATFVIDACRFAENAEFVRRREAEFTGDTVAEIAREQLSYADALVMSGKKEGLANVGGFAAVAEEPEGEAADRLFERAKQRGILYEGFPTYGGMAGRDMEAMAVGLREAVEPPYPEARLDQVAAFGDLLADAGLPVYRPVGGHAVYLDAGELFPNVAPDEFPGQTLVRELYREGGVRCVELGSFAFPGADRPELVRLALPRRTYAREHLEHVADAGAAVLDRREAVRGLEIVSEPPVPELRHFSAELRPVE, encoded by the coding sequence ATGCGCAACTACAGGGCGGCGATGGTCGAACCCATCAGCCTCCCGTCCCGCGAGCGGCGCGAGGCGGTGCTCGAGGAGGCCGGCTACAACGCGTTCAACGTCGCGTCCGAGGACGTGTACGTCGACCTGCTCACCGACAGCGGGACCGGAACCATGAGTCGAGACCAGTGGGCCGCCCTGATGCGGGGCGACGAGTCCTACGCCGGCAGCCGGTCGTTCGGACGCCTCGAGGAGGCCGTCGCCGACGTGATGGGGTTCCCGAACGTCGTCCCCTGCCACCAGGGCCGGGGCGCCGAGAACGTCCTCTACGGCTGCCTGGTGGGAGAGGGCGACGTCGTGCTCAACAACGCGCACTTCGACACGACCCGCGCCCACGTCGCCAACCTCGGCGGCGACCCGGTGGACTGCCCGGTCGAGGGCGCCCGCGACCCGAACGCGCCCGGCGACTTCAAGGGGAACTTCTCGCTCGACCGCGCCCGGGAGACGGTCGCGGAGGCGGGCGCGGAGAACGTCCCCGTCGTCGTGCTCACGATCACGAACAACTCCGCCGCCGGCCAGCCCGTCAGCGTCGCGAACACCCGCGAGGTCGCCGACTTCGCCCGCGGGATCGACGCGACGTTCGTGATCGACGCCTGTCGGTTCGCCGAGAACGCCGAGTTCGTCCGCCGGCGCGAGGCCGAGTTCACGGGCGACACGGTGGCCGAGATCGCCCGCGAACAGCTCTCGTACGCCGACGCGCTCGTGATGAGCGGCAAGAAGGAGGGGCTCGCCAACGTCGGCGGCTTCGCGGCCGTCGCCGAGGAGCCCGAGGGCGAGGCCGCCGACCGCCTGTTCGAGCGGGCCAAGCAGCGGGGCATCCTCTACGAGGGGTTCCCGACGTACGGCGGGATGGCAGGCCGCGACATGGAGGCGATGGCGGTGGGGCTCCGCGAGGCGGTTGAGCCGCCCTACCCGGAGGCCCGCCTCGACCAGGTGGCCGCGTTCGGCGACCTGCTCGCGGACGCCGGGCTCCCGGTGTACCGCCCGGTCGGCGGTCACGCGGTCTACCTCGACGCCGGGGAACTGTTCCCGAACGTCGCCCCCGACGAGTTTCCGGGGCAGACGCTCGTCCGCGAACTCTACCGCGAGGGCGGCGTCCGCTGCGTCGAACTCGGGAGCTTCGCGTTCCCCGGCGCCGACCGTCCCGAACTCGTCAGGCTCGCGCTCCCCCGGCGCACCTACGCCCGCGAGCACCTCGAACACGTCGCCGACGCGGGGGCGGCCGTGCTCGACCGTCGCGAGGCGGTCCGGGGACTCGAGATCGTCTCCGAGCCCCCGGTGCCGGAGCTCCGGCACTTCTCGGCCGAACTGCGGCCCGTCGAGTAG
- a CDS encoding IMP cyclohydrolase, producing MYIGRFVVVGPTVGAYRVSSRSFPNREIVRRGENTLTVGPTADAEPTDNPYVSYNCVRVAGGEGRRAAVLGNGSHVDPVAEKYDRGYPARDALAEALLALDYEKDDYDTPRVAGVVDGDTGYVGVVRRDALLVREADEPHLVATYEEDEPRPVEFEPTTAAAAARTAYGLDFEHAVCAAGVRVGEGNVELAVENGESG from the coding sequence ATGTACATCGGCCGCTTCGTCGTCGTCGGCCCGACGGTCGGCGCCTACCGCGTCTCCTCGCGCTCGTTCCCGAACCGCGAGATCGTTCGCCGCGGCGAGAACACGCTCACCGTCGGCCCCACCGCGGACGCCGAACCGACGGACAACCCGTACGTCTCGTACAACTGCGTCCGGGTCGCGGGCGGGGAGGGTCGCCGCGCGGCGGTCCTCGGGAACGGCTCGCACGTCGACCCGGTCGCGGAGAAGTACGACCGCGGCTACCCCGCCCGCGACGCCCTCGCCGAGGCGCTGCTCGCGCTCGACTACGAGAAGGACGACTACGACACCCCTCGGGTCGCCGGCGTCGTCGACGGTGATACGGGGTACGTCGGCGTCGTGCGACGGGACGCGCTGCTCGTCCGGGAGGCGGACGAACCCCACCTCGTCGCGACCTACGAGGAGGACGAGCCCCGGCCCGTCGAGTTCGAACCGACCACGGCGGCCGCGGCCGCGCGAACCGCCTACGGACTGGACTTCGAGCACGCAGTCTGCGCGGCGGGCGTCCGCGTCGGCGAGGGGAACGTGGAACTGGCGGTGGAGAACGGGGAGAGCGGCTGA
- a CDS encoding metallophosphoesterase family protein, with translation MKLGVISDVHGNRVALDAVLADLPPVDGLVCAGDVVGYGPWPGECVAELRERGVPTVQGNHDRAAVVGSAPGFNAMGRAGVEYANRVLDADALDWLDGLPEATAVADGRVAVVHSHPTVRDRYVYPEEFGPDLLAAARAAVGGGADRGSAVAGDASEVDPEVLVLGHTHVQGHERFPEGVAMNPGSVGQPRDGDPRAAYAVLDLDGPSVEERRVEYDVDAVVDAVEAAGLPERIGTRLYEGR, from the coding sequence GTGAAACTCGGCGTCATCTCGGACGTGCACGGCAACCGGGTCGCGCTGGACGCCGTCCTCGCGGACCTGCCGCCCGTCGACGGCCTGGTCTGTGCCGGCGACGTCGTCGGCTACGGCCCCTGGCCCGGCGAGTGCGTCGCGGAACTCCGCGAGCGCGGGGTCCCGACCGTGCAGGGGAACCACGACCGGGCCGCCGTCGTCGGGTCGGCCCCGGGATTCAACGCGATGGGGCGGGCCGGCGTCGAGTACGCGAACCGCGTGCTCGACGCGGACGCGCTCGACTGGCTCGACGGCCTGCCGGAGGCGACGGCCGTCGCGGACGGGCGCGTCGCCGTCGTCCACAGCCACCCGACGGTCCGCGACCGGTACGTCTACCCCGAGGAGTTCGGCCCGGACCTGCTCGCGGCCGCCCGGGCGGCGGTCGGCGGGGGCGCGGATCGGGGCTCGGCGGTCGCCGGCGACGCCTCGGAGGTCGACCCGGAGGTGCTAGTGCTCGGGCACACGCACGTTCAGGGGCACGAGCGGTTCCCGGAGGGGGTCGCGATGAACCCCGGAAGCGTCGGGCAACCCCGGGACGGCGACCCCCGCGCCGCCTACGCCGTGCTCGACCTCGACGGCCCGTCGGTCGAGGAGCGGCGCGTCGAGTACGACGTCGACGCGGTCGTCGACGCCGTCGAGGCCGCCGGCCTGCCCGAACGGATCGGCACCCGGCTGTACGAAGGTCGGTAG
- a CDS encoding amphi-Trp domain-containing protein produces the protein MAETTTHSTEMTREEMADYLRSIADELGSGSGSVRVPVGNKAVHLSPSDSIESEATVTERSRRLRKDTEEMVLKFKWNPVEDTAESDTGSAPARDAEPGRDSTSRSETDDVGR, from the coding sequence ATGGCCGAAACGACCACCCACAGCACCGAGATGACCCGGGAGGAGATGGCCGACTACCTGCGGTCGATCGCCGACGAACTGGGCTCGGGAAGCGGGAGCGTTCGGGTTCCGGTCGGAAACAAGGCGGTGCACCTGTCGCCCTCCGACAGCATCGAATCGGAGGCGACGGTGACCGAACGCTCCCGTCGACTCCGGAAGGACACCGAGGAGATGGTGCTCAAGTTCAAGTGGAACCCGGTCGAGGACACCGCCGAATCCGACACCGGCTCGGCGCCCGCGCGGGATGCGGAACCGGGTCGGGATTCGACGTCCAGGTCGGAAACCGACGACGTGGGCCGATGA